The region atctcctttctctcctcctcctcccgcataGGAATCCAGTTGGCAAGTACCACATCCAGGTGTGCACCACGACCCCCTGCTGGCTGCGGGGGTCGGACCAGGTCATGGCGGTGATCAAGGACAAACTGGGCCTTACTCCCGGCCACTCCACCAAGGACGGACTCTTCACTCTCTCGGAAGTAGAGTGTCTTGGTGCCTGTGTCAACGCGCCCATGATGCAGATTAATGATGATTATTATGTacgtttgggggtgtttttgggtgttttggggtgttttgggggtgttttggtgtgtttgggggtgttttggggtgtgactggggtgttttggtgtgtttgggtgtgctttggtgtgtttgggtgtttttgggtgtattttgagtgttttagggggtgtgagtgtgttttgggtgttttagggtgtttagggtgtgtttgagtatgttttgggtgtgttgggggatatttggggtgttttagaggtgttttaaggtttttgggtgtgttttggtgtttggagtgttttggggtgtttgagtgtgttaggggtgtttggggtgtttgggtgtgttttggggtattttgatgtgttttgagtgtgttttgggtgttttggggtgtattttgggtgtttagggtgtgtttgagtgtgtttgggtgtttttgggggtaTTTGgatgttttaggggtgttttgaggtttttgggtgtgttttggtggtttggggttgttttgagtgtgttttagtgttttgagtgatttggggtgttttgagtgtttgtgtgttttggggtgttttgagtgcattttggggttttcagtgtgtgtgaggagtgtttggtgtgtttaagagatatttagggtgtgtttaaggtgtgttcttctcttccacctaacaataattttcttctttcctcttcctcctcctcctccctgacaaaactcttccttcttcttcttcttcttcctcaacaaaactcctcctcctccttcttcttcttcttatcaccctctctttcactcattttcccttccctctcctcttcctaacctcctatctcctcctcctcctctccccccaacAGGAAGACCTCGCTGAGTCTGACGTAGTGGAGATCCTGGACACCCTGACGGCCGGCAAGAAACCCAAGGCCGGCCCTCGCAATGGCCGGTTCGCTGCTGAGCCGGCAGGGGGACTCACCAGCCTCACCACCCCACCCCCCGGCCCAGGCttcagggtgagagagagagagagagagagagagagagagagagagagagagaatgacaggaaaaggaaggaagagagagagagagagaaagatagaaaagtaagagtgagagagagaaagaatgacaggaaaaggaagagagagagagagagagagagagagaaaacccacacaaacaaaacagtaccacaattttctgtttctttctctctacagGTACGCGACGACCTTTAATGACCCAGCTTGACCCGTccggaggtgaggtgagggcggCAGTGACCCGGGATGGCACCAGTGTACATACAACAGAAAACGGTGACCTGACCTCCCCTGCGTCCCGTTTTCTATGCGTTTGGTGGATTATTGggggaaaaaatgtaataatgtaatTTTGTGTAATAAATGGAGTTGTAATTCAGTTTTTGGtttgttaattattatttatttatttgattttttttttcccctttatagtaagagtaataataaacacaataaaaacaataacaattttatttttttttttatataatacatgaacacacacacacacacacacacacacacacacacacacacacacacacacacacagtcagcctATACACCTTTACAATCTTGCCTGGTAATCTTAACATTCTCCTTAATAAAGTATACATCTTTGCAAATATtgataaataatgatagtaattaaTAATGATGCTAATAATGATTCAACCAGTACAcctttgtaattattattaagatgaattaatagtgatattaaGTACACCTTCACAATCTTGGCTCGTAATTGTAATATTCTCCATTAACAAACAGTACATCTTTGcaattatcaacaggaaaattaataatcatgaaaattactaatgatgatgattcaaACAGTGTATCTTTGCAAATattaataagatgaaaaattattaaTGATTCAAACAGTACATCTTTGCAATTACcaacatgaaaaataagtgatgaaaattaataatgataaaaataatgattgaaACAGTACATCTTTGCAAATATTAAGATGAAAAGTTATTAATGATATAAATATTGATTCAAACATTACACATTTGCAACTATCaatgagatgaaaaattaatgatacataataataataataataataatttagttTATACATCTTTGCAATTATTAAGATGAAGAATTAagaaaggatatgaaaaaattaataatgataaaaataatatccATCATTCTAATTATTAATACTACTTACtaggaataaataataataataataacaacagcatttAATTTTCCAGCTTGTTTCTCTATATAATGGTCCGTTTGTAATACTTGAGTCAATATACTGCTAAGGTAATAGTAATACATtgcctccatcacacacacacacacacacacacacacacacacacactcatctatctgtaaaattgaaaaataaataaaatgaacaatGTTGACAgattaaaagaatgaaataaaggaaaactgaatgaaagaaaatgagaaatgaaaacaaaactcaataaagtgaagcaaaatataaataaataaataaatgctaatATTACttacaaaaatagaataaaataaataaatagagaaataagaataaatagttACCTTAATATTTTGTAATTCGGAAGATGTTAATATTTCGTTTGTCaatctaaaacaaaaataagagagaataaaataaataaatgaaaaaaaaaatcttaataaaaAGTTAGCTTAATATTTCGTTTGTCAatttaaaaacaaacaaacaaacattattCTTCTCTCGtaataaacaaacattttttttatggaaagtTAAAAGCTAAATTCAaaccaaaatataaataaacaaataaataaaagtacagaaaaaaaatatatattgttggTTTTCAAGACTAACACAAATTTGGAGGTGCAAGATTGCcctcaataaaaaataaataaagattaattAGGAAATCAATAATTAAATGTCCCAAAATGCTTGCAAACACTAAATCAAAGCCATTTCTACAGTGATGCCCCAAAAATATGGCTGTTTGTGTCCCTGCAAAGCAATAAATGAGCGTTTTTGTAAAGAATTATTAGGGAAATTAATAAATGTCCCAAAATGCTTCTAAACACTAAATCAAAGCAATTTCTACAGTGGTGCCCCAAAAATCTAGCTGTTTGTGTCCGTGCAGAGTAAGAAATGAGCGTTTTCTTGAATTACTtgcaaaatcaataaataaatgacaccAAATGCTTCAAAATGTCCCAAAATGCTTGTAAACACTAAATCAAAGCCATTTCTACAGTGGTGCCCTAAAAATATGGCTGTTTGAGTCCCTGCAGAGTAAAATATGAGTGTTTTGTTAAGAATTATTAGGTATATTAGGAGAAAAATTACCCCAAATGCTtctaaaaactaaaataaatgagtgtttttgttaattattaGGGAAATCAATAACTAAATGTCCCAAAATGCTTGTAAACACTAAATCAAAGCCATTTCTACAGTGATGCCCCAAAAATATGGCTGTTTGTGTCCCTGCAGTGTAAGAAATGAGCATTTTGTAAAGAATTATTAGGGAAATCAATCAATATATGTCCCAAAATGCTTCTAAACACTAAATCAAAGCCATTTCTACAGTGATGCCCCAAAAATCTGGCTGTTTGTGTCCCTGCAGAGTAAAATATAAGTGTTTTGTTAAGAATTATTAGAGAAATCAATCAATATATGTCCCAAAATGCTTGCAAACACTAAATCAAAGCAATTTCTACAGTGATGCCCCAAAAATCTGGCTGTTTGTGTCCCTGCAGAGTAAAATATGAGTGTTTTGTTAAGAATGATTAGGGAAATCAATCAATATATGTCCCAAAATGCTTGCAAACACTAAATCAAAGCCATTTCTACAGTGGTGCCCCAAAAATCTGGCTGTTTGTGTCCCTGTGGTGTATAAAATGAGTGTTTTGTGGAGTTATCAACCAAATCAACAGTTTTAATGCCTAACTtacaagaatgaagaggaaatatttTGAAACCTTCTTAAAATTAATCTAGACGGAATTTACTGCTTGTCTACGTAACTAAAGGATTCAAGTAGACAATGGTGAAGGTTTGGGAATGTCTATGTAAATAATGGATTAAATTAGATGATATATTGAAGATTTTTGGAATGCCTacgtaaaataaatgaataaataagacgtAAGATTGAAAGTTTTGGAATGTCtgtgtaaaaataatgaacaatattgatagttatgaaaataaatgaataaataagacgtAAGATTGATAGTTTTGGAGTGTctatgtaaaaataatgaaaataaattaataaataagacGTAAGATTGATAGTTTTGAATGTCtacgtaaaaataatgaaaataaattaataaataagacaATATTGATAGTTTTTAATGTCtacgtaaaaataatgaaaataaatgaatgaataagacgTAAGATTGAGAGTATAGAAATATGGACGTGAAAATTGATTAGACAAGACTTGATATTGAAACTTTACGAATGTTtacgtaaaaacaaaacaaaattttaGGAAAGTCTACGTaacgatgaaaataaatgactaAACAAGCGATATTGCAAGTTTATGAATGTGTACgtaaaaataattgaataaaagacaatatttagaagaggaaaagaaagaaagtaagcaacaaacaagaaaaagaagaaaatcaggagaaaaataaaggaaaatgaaagaaaaaaggaaaaagaaaataaataaataaaaaagtaaagaaatttagacacaaaatgaaaataaaacaagaaaaaaaaaaaaagaaaagaaaaaaaagaattaagaaaacgaggagagaaagaaaaaacaaacaaatatattaaagaaaaacaccaaaatacaaaaaaggaaaacacaacaccgggaaacaaacaaacaaacagacagacaaacaaacacacaaagaaaattacgcataaattatgtttttttatctggcaatattttttttttcatttttttgtggaaagaaaagaaaaaaaatagaaaaaataagataaattgaAATAGTTAGCAGAAAAGTGATGAAAGTTAGCGAAAAAGTGATAAAGTTAGCACAAGAGGTCACATAAGGCAAATTTGTAGTAGAAAACACCTCAAAATCAGCACTAAataacatgaaacaaaaaaaatatatataaataaacaaaaaagtagcAGAAAAGTGATGCGTATTAGCGGAAAAGTGATAAAGTTAGCGCAAAAGGTCACATAAGGCAAATTTGTAGTAAAACACACCTGAATAACAGCACTAAACAacatgaaacaaacaaaaatgaaagaaaaaaataaaacaaagaaaaaagtagcaGAAAAATTATGCATATTAGCAGAAAAGTGATAAAGTTAGCACAAAAGGTGAcataagggaaaaatataatagaatacacacacaaattatcGCTAAACaacatcaaacacaaacaaaaagaagaaaaataataaaaagttattaataattagatgaataaaaatgacCCAAGTTAGCGGAAAAGTGATAAAGATAGCGCAAGAGATCACATAAGGCAAATATGTAATGgaaaataccccaaaaataGCACTAAATATCCTGAAacagtaaaacaaacaaacaaacaaacaaactgaataATTAGATGAAGAAAACATATCAGAAAGTTAGCAGTGAAGTTAGCACAAAAATAGCACATAATTAGcacaaaaaaaatgttctgaaaaaaataaagaaaataaaagaaaaagaataataataaaatgaagaaacacaTCAGAAAGTTAGCACAAAGTTAGCGGTGAAGTTAGCACAAAGTTAGCACAAAAATAGCACATGACTAGCACAAAATATtctgaaaaaaagacgaaagacaaaaaaagtaaaaaaaaaaacaaaaggataataatggaagatgaagaaaaatagttagCAGGAAGTTAGCAGAAAGTTAGCACAAAAATAGCACATAATTGGCACAAAATATTgcagaaacagacaaaaagtaaaaaataaaccagaaatataataattccaataataaaagatgaaggaaggaaaaacaaatagcaAAAAGTTAGCACAAAGTTAGCACAAAAACAGTATAAAGTTAGCACAAAACTAGCACATATTTAGCACAAAATTTTctgaaactaaaaataaaaaattaaaaaaaaataagaaaaggaaaaaaaatagcataaagTTAGCATAAAGTTAGCACAAACATAGAAGAGCAGAATTGATGGACAGAATtaaaataaccttaaaaaatCCCTACTTGGCACCATAAAATGAGATAGGTGgtgtatataaatagataggataacaataatagtaatagtaataataataacaataatttgacaacattttagagagagagagagaattaactgctctctctctctctctctctctcaactaataccatcattactacaactattaataCCATCACtttaaaacagacagacagacagacagacaaacacacagacagacacactagaCCTGCAGGATAAGGCCAGCAGCAGATATGTTGTCCCCACCACCGGCTGTGTGTCTGACGGACGTACACACTAACACAGGGGCAATGCAcacctggggagagagagagagagagagagagagagagagagagagagagagagagagagagagagagagagagagagagagagattattttatttcattatctttttatcatttctcctcctcctcctcttcttcttcctcctcctctctcaagcATAtctcccaccccaccaccaccaccaccaccaccagctcttcttcttcatcttcttcttctattactcctcctcctcctcctcatcatcatcattaaaaaGAAATGCTCCAGaaattctcctccacctccttttcctcctccacctccacctcctcctccacctcctcctcctcctcctcctccttacctccagtGTGTCCCCCTCCTCCGTCCAGCAAGCCACAGGTCTCTTATTGTCAAACATGACTCTTCCAGCCCGGCTTCCTCAGATAGAGTGAAGCCATCGTCCATCAACATCTTGGCTTTTTCCAGGCTTATCTGTGGGaagagggtgtgtgtgagggtgcatggggtgtgtgtgtgtgtgtgtggggagaaatgggtttttaagggtgtttttgtggttctagtggcagattaacaacatttctgcattattaataagtgacgtgggtttttaagggtgtttttgtggttctaatgacagattaacaacatttctgcattattagcaggagaaacaataagtgacgtgggtttttaagggtgtttttgtggttctagtgacagattaacaacatttctgcattattaacaggagaaacaataagtgacgtgggtttttaagggtgttttgtggttctagtgacagattaacaacatttctgcattattaacaggagaaacaataagtgacgtgggtttttaagggtgtttttgtggttctagtgacagattaacaacatttctgcattattaactagagaaacaataagtgacgtgggtttttaagggtgtttttgtggttctagtgacagattaacaacatttctgcattattaacaggagaaacaataagtgacgtgggtttttaagggtgtttttgtggttctagtggcagatt is a window of Portunus trituberculatus isolate SZX2019 chromosome 1, ASM1759143v1, whole genome shotgun sequence DNA encoding:
- the LOC123513670 gene encoding NADH dehydrogenase [ubiquinone] flavoprotein 2, mitochondrial-like, producing the protein MLTRLTRALTSPSVREGVRGLHRTAPTASDSLFVHRDTVQNNPDTAFEFTPENKKRAEAIISIYPDGHKKAAVIPLLDLAQRQVGNWLPITAMHAVAKMLDMPRMRVYEVATFYTMYMRNPVGKYHIQVCTTTPCWLRGSDQVMAVIKDKLGLTPGHSTKDGLFTLSEVECLGACVNAPMMQINDDYYEDLAESDVVEILDTLTAGKKPKAGPRNGRFAAEPAGGLTSLTTPPPGPGFRVRDDL